A window of the Astyanax mexicanus isolate ESR-SI-001 chromosome 22, AstMex3_surface, whole genome shotgun sequence genome harbors these coding sequences:
- the LOC103039710 gene encoding apelin receptor A-like gives MQKPNCSSNCRLTHDFPVCIANSAVLGLCFVLGVPGNIAVLVMLVRRLKEKNFTHSLMLSLAVSDLLTLLPLPVWIWAFLNSWIFGSIVCKIISYVQYWGIFCSVFCVTLMSIQRYMQVLHPQAWAKLGDKGQMCLLAVIWILSGLLASYSLIQRDIGCDQHGFQFCFQKFSTDTEKVITLSLEILLFFICFFMLVVFYYRLHRGVKESQFFISSSRMTKLVTRIIAVFFILYILLPFANFLIIIAVLLENHNLSSIADYCAKVSKALTLVNSCVNPFLYAFSLQELRCPFTATKER, from the coding sequence ATGCAGAAACCCAACTGCTCCAGCAACTGCCGGCTCACCCACGACTTTCCGGTATGCATAGCTAACAGTGCTGTGCTGGGCCTGTGCTTCGTTCTGGGGGTTCCTGGTAACATAGCAGTGCTGGTGATGCTCGTCCGACGTCTGAAGGAGAAGAACTTCACCCACAGTCTGATGCTGAGTCTGGCAGTGTCTGATCTGCTGACTCTTCTTCCACTGCCGGTGTGGATCTGGGCTTTTCTAAACAGCTGGATCTTCGGCTCTATTGTTTGCAAGATCATCTCCTACGTTCAGTATTGGGGGATCTTCTGTAGTGTGTTCTGCGTTACTCTGATGAGCATCCAGAGATACATGCAGGTGCTTCATCCCCAGGCTTGGGCTAAACTTGGAGATAAAGGACAGATGTGTCTTCTGGCTGTGATCTGGATCCTGAGTGGACTGTTGGCTTCATATTCTCTCATCCAGCGCGACATTGGATGTGACCAGCATGGATTCCAGTTCTGTTTTCAGAAATTCAGCACAGATACAGAAAAAGTGATCACTTTATCCTTGGAAATCCTGCTGTTTTTCATCTGTTTCTTCATGCTGGTCGTCTTCTACTATCGTCTCCACCGAGGAGTTAAAGAGTCGCAgttcttcatcagcagcagccGAATGACCAAACTGGTGACGAGAATCattgcagtgttttttattttgtacattttgcttCCGTTTGCCAACTTCTTGATTATTATTGCAGTCTTGCTTGAAAATCACAATCTCTCCTCAATCGCAGACTATTGTGCCAAAGTATCTAAAGCTCTGACACTGGTGAACAGCTGTGTGAACCCTTTTTTGTATGCATTCTCTCTGCAAGAGCTGCGATGTCCGTTTACTGCGACGAAAGAAAGGTGA
- the LOC103040030 gene encoding leukotriene B4 receptor 1-like, producing the protein MQQDNCSNTSQFSEALPIYKASSAVLSLCFVLGVPGNVSVMVMLVRRLKEKNFTLRLMLSLAMSDLLTLLPLPMWIWTLLHDWIFGFVACKIISYVEYWCLYSSMLCVTLLSLQRYMQVLHPQKWAKLGDKGQKGLLGGIWILSGVLASYAPVQRQSGCDQYGFKYCYQRFSSDAEQVATSLYEVLLFSMCFTLLVYFYYRLHRGVNESPFFSSNRMTKLVTRIVVTYFVFGVPVTIANAIIAVAVLLKNDQLSVTADLVGKISTALIFLNSAVNPFLYTFALRRIHRRGTVTDFAQTVQNSM; encoded by the coding sequence ATGCAGCAGGATAACTGCTCCAATACTTCTCAATTCAGCGAGGCTCTTCCAATATACAAAGCCAGCAGTGCTGTGCTGAGCCTGTGCTTCGTTCTGGGGGTTCCTGGTAACGTATCAGTGATGGTGATGCTCGTCCGTCGCTTGAAGGAGAAGAACTTCACCCTCAGACTGATGCTGAGTCTGGCGATGTCGGATCTGCTGACGCTCCTGCCGCTGCCGATGTGGATCTGGACTCTTCTTCATGACTGGATCTTCGGATTTGTTGCGTGCAAGATCATCTCGTACGTTGAGTATTGGTGCCTCTACAGTAGTATGCTGTGCGTGACTTTACTGAGTTTGCAGAGGTACATGCAGGTGCTGCATCCTCAAAAGTGGGCTAAACTTGGAGATAAAGGACAGAAGGGTCTTCTGGGTGGGATCTGGATCCTGAGTGGAGTGTTGGCTTCATATGCTCCCGTCCAGCGTCAATCAGGATGTGACCAATATGGATTCAAGTACTGTTATCAACGGTTTAGCAGCGACGCAGAGCAAGTAGCCACTTCATTATACGAGGTACTTCTTTTCTCGATGTGTTTCACCCTGCTGGTTTACTTCTACTATCGTCTTCACCGAGGGGTTAACGAGTCGCCCTTCTTCAGCAGCAACAGGATGACGAAGCTGGTGACGAGAATCGTTGTGACATACTTCGTCTTCGGTGTGCCGGTCACTATTGCGAACGCAATAATTGCAGTTGCAGTGCTGCTAAAGAACGACCAGCTCTCCGTAACTGCAGATCTTGTTGGAAAAATATCTACAGCTCTAATATTCCTGAACAGCGCCGTGAACCCTTTTCTGTACACGTTCGCTCTGAGACGAATACATCGTCGAGGTACGGTCACAGACTTTGCTCAGACAGTGCAAAATAGTATGTAA
- the LOC107197656 gene encoding atypical chemokine receptor 2-like, which produces MQQDNCSNTSQFSEALLIYKASSAVLSLCFVLGVPGNVAVLVMLVRRLKEKNFTLSLMLSLAVSDLLTLLPVPVWIWAFIHGWIFGSVVCKITAYIQYWSFYCSALCVILMSFQRYMQVLHPQTWAKLGDRGQKGLLGGIWILSGLFALYAPVQRDVQSDQHGFQLCCEQFGSDTEEVSTLFFEILLFLICFFSMVLFYYRLHRGVKESALFSCSRMTKLVTRIVVMFFVLFIMSPFANLLIIIAVLLKNPNLTKIANFCGKISRALTFLNSFVNPFLYAFTLKDLRK; this is translated from the coding sequence ATGCAGCAGGATAACTGCTCCAATACTTCTCAATTCAGCGAGGCTCTTCTAATATACAAAGCCAGCAGTGCTGTACTGAGCCTGTGCTTCGTTCTGGGGGTTCCTGGTAACGTAGCAGTGCTGGTGATGCTCGTCCGACGCCTGAAGGAGAAGAACTTCACCCTCAGTCTGATGCTGAGTCTGGCGGTGTCTGATCTGCTGACTCTGCTTCCTGTGCCGGTGTGGATCTGGGCTTTCATACATGGCTGGATCTTCGGATCTGTGGTTTGCAAGATAACTGCCTACATTCAGTACTGGAGCTTCTACTGCAGCGCACTGTGTGTAATTCTGATGAGCTTCCAGAGGTACATGCAGGTTCTGCATCctcagacatgggctaaacttgGAGACCGAGGACAGAAGGGTCTTCTGGGTGGGATCTGGATCCTGAGTGGACTGTTTGCTCTATATGCTCCCGTCCAGCGTGACGTACAAAGTGACCAACATGGATTCCAGCTCTGTTGTGAACAGTTTGGGAGTGATACAGAGGAAGTATCCACTCTGTTCTTTGAAATCCTGCTGTTTTTGATCTGTTTCTTCTCGATGGTTCTCTTTTACTATCGTCTTCAccgaggagttaaagagtctgcgCTCTTCAGCTGCAGCAGAATGACCAAGCTGGTGACGAGGATCGTtgtgatgttttttgttttatttatcatgTCTCCGTTTGCAAACTTGTTGATTATAATTGCGGTGCTGCTCAAAAATCCCAATCTGACCAAAATCGCCAACTTTTGTGGCAAAATATCAAGAGCTCTGACATTCCTTAACAGCTTTGTGAATCCATTTCTGTATGCATTCACTCTTAAAGATTTAAGAAAATAA
- the LOC103040339 gene encoding leukotriene B4 receptor 1-like, which yields MQQQQVGRNISSNISSNISSNISLPSSPETLATSSVLGLCFALGVPGNILVLVLLSRWLKTGGSFTPRLLMSLGVSDLMTLLLLPVWIYSLLHDWVFGLALCKILSYVVYWSLLSSVLCVTILSVQRYVQVLHPQKWANLRARGHGIVGGIWILSGLLSCYSLVQRRVTTGKDGRLHCRAYFQNYSERVTTLVWETSVLFALPFPVLVYFYVRLHRGVSQSAFITTHRMTRLVIRIVLTFFFFWVPHHINNITLIVAVLIGHEQLLKFAEAGSNVTGALTFINSCVNPFVYAFSARALRQPRPGTDSA from the coding sequence ATGCAGCAACAGCAGGTCGGCCGCAACATCTCGTCCAACATCTCGTCCAACATCTCGTCCAACATTTCGCTCCCTTCCTCACCAGAAACCTTGGCGACCAGTAGTGTGCTGGGGCTGTGCTTTGCACTGGGAGTCCCTGGAAACATCTTAGTGCTGGTGCTTCTTTCTAGATGGCTGAAGACAGGAGGAAGCTTCACCCCAAGGCTGTTGATGAGCCTGGGCGTGTCAGACCTAATGACCCTGCTCCTGCTGCCGGTGTGGATCTACTCTCTTCTTCACGACTGGGTCTTTGGCTTGGCCTTGTGTAAGATCTTGTCCTACGTGGTCTACTGGAGCCTCTTAAGCAGCGTGCTGTGTGTGACGATACTGAGTGTACAGAGGTACGTGCAAGTGCTGCATCCTCAGAAATGGGCGAACCTCAGAGCTCGAGGACATGGAATTGTGGGTGGGATTTGGATCCTGAGTGGACTGCTAAGTTGCTATTCTCTCGTCCAGCGTCGCGTAACCACGGGGAAGGATGGACGTCTGCACTGCAGGGCGTACTTTCAGAATTACTCAGAGAGAGTGACCACTCTGGTCTGGGAGACCTCAGTGCTGTTCGCGTTGCCGTTCCCTGTTCTGGTTTATTTCTACGTCCGTCTTCACCGGGGCGTCAGTCAATCAGCTTTCATCACCACACACAGGATGACCAGACTGGTGATCAGAATTGTGCTGactttcttctttttctgggtCCCGCATCACATCAACAACATTACGCTGATCGTTGCAGTGTTAATCGGACATGAGCAGCTTTTGAAGTTCGCCGAAGCTGGAAGTAATGTTACCGGAGCTCTGACTTTCATCAACAGCTGTGTAAATCCATTTGTATATGCCTTCTCAGCTCGGGCTCTAAGGCAGCCGAGACCCGGAACAGACAGTGCTTAG